From a region of the Coprococcus comes ATCC 27758 genome:
- a CDS encoding LysR family transcriptional regulator — MTLNQLEYFQKVATLQHFRQAAELLKISQPSLSRSMSLLEEELGLMLFEHQGRNVVLTKSGRVFLEHVNRILEEVHIAEHKMKQLAGSGGHIDIAYVFPLANYYIPHTVRSFLDIDRNKHVTFNFNQTHTADMIQGLKSDRHDVIFGSFVADEPDISFVPILNQNMVVITPKEHPLVQKESVCCSDLTDYPLIGYDRYSGLGGFTRNFYKEKKLKVNIVCECPDENAIAALVAEDFGIALVARVDAVDQANVTVLPLADADLTHTVYMGYIRDKYQIPAVKRFIQFVKRDGKAY; from the coding sequence ATGACGCTAAATCAGCTTGAATATTTCCAAAAAGTAGCAACCCTGCAGCATTTCCGACAGGCTGCAGAATTACTTAAGATCTCCCAGCCAAGCCTCAGCCGGTCCATGTCGCTTCTGGAAGAAGAACTTGGACTGATGCTTTTTGAACATCAGGGACGCAATGTTGTCCTCACCAAATCCGGCCGCGTCTTCCTGGAACATGTCAACCGGATCCTCGAGGAGGTACATATTGCCGAGCATAAGATGAAGCAGCTTGCCGGAAGCGGCGGACATATTGATATCGCCTATGTATTTCCGCTGGCAAACTACTATATTCCGCATACAGTGCGATCCTTCCTAGATATAGACCGCAACAAGCATGTAACCTTCAATTTTAACCAAACGCACACTGCAGATATGATCCAGGGGCTCAAATCCGACCGCCACGATGTGATCTTTGGTTCTTTCGTTGCGGATGAACCGGATATTTCCTTTGTACCCATTCTGAACCAGAATATGGTTGTAATTACTCCAAAAGAACATCCTCTTGTCCAGAAAGAATCCGTCTGTTGCAGTGACCTTACTGACTATCCTCTGATCGGGTATGACCGCTATTCCGGACTCGGTGGCTTCACCCGTAACTTCTATAAAGAAAAGAAGCTGAAGGTAAACATCGTCTGTGAGTGTCCGGATGAAAACGCAATTGCTGCCCTGGTTGCCGAAGATTTCGGAATCGCCCTGGTTGCCAGGGTCGATGCGGTTGATCAGGCAAATGTAACCGTACTCCCGCTTGCCGATGCAGACCTTACCCACACCGTTTATATGGGATACATCCGCGACAAATACCAGATTCCCGCTGTCAAACGTTTCATCCAGTTTGTCAAAAGAGATGGGAAGGCCTATTAA